From the genome of Polyangiaceae bacterium, one region includes:
- a CDS encoding helix-turn-helix domain-containing protein translates to MELDHAACYRALTARDHRFDGRFFTAVSSTGVYCRPVCPARTPKPENCTFFPSAAAAQEAGYRPCLRCRPETSPDLGAWRGTSATVSRALGLIETGALDEADVAGIADRLGIGERQLRRLFRRHLGASPVAVAQTRRVLLAKQLIHETRLPMTDVALASGFGSVRRFNETFQQLYGCPPSELRRGRTTDGNAEAITLFLRYQPPYDWAAIIDFLSARAIPGVETIDDGAYARTISLDGATGTIRVAHEPQRQALRLAIRPPRLAALPAILARVRRMFDLGAEPHVIGKHLEADPVLAPLVRARPGMRVPGAWDGFEVAVRAILGQQITVGAATRLAGKLSMAYGEPLDGARGALTHVFPSPERLAGGDIAALGMPRSRGAAIEGLAAAAIAEPRLFHARADLSVTIARLRGLPGIGEWTAQYIAMRGLRETDAFPAADVGLLRALADANGRRPSPEELLARAEAWRPWRAYAALHLWTATGTKVETTR, encoded by the coding sequence ATGGAACTCGACCACGCGGCTTGTTACCGCGCGCTGACGGCCCGCGATCATCGCTTCGATGGGCGGTTTTTCACGGCCGTGAGCTCGACGGGCGTCTACTGCCGCCCCGTTTGCCCAGCTCGCACGCCGAAACCTGAAAATTGCACGTTTTTTCCTTCGGCCGCGGCGGCGCAAGAAGCCGGCTATCGGCCGTGTTTGCGCTGCCGGCCCGAAACGTCGCCAGACCTTGGCGCGTGGCGTGGTACTTCGGCCACGGTGTCGCGCGCGCTGGGCCTCATCGAAACGGGGGCGCTCGATGAAGCGGACGTCGCCGGGATTGCCGATAGGCTCGGCATCGGCGAGCGCCAACTGCGGCGATTGTTTCGGCGACACCTTGGCGCATCGCCCGTGGCGGTGGCGCAAACGCGGCGCGTTTTGCTTGCAAAACAGCTCATCCATGAAACGCGATTGCCCATGACCGACGTGGCGCTCGCTTCGGGGTTTGGGAGCGTGCGCCGATTCAACGAGACGTTTCAGCAGCTTTATGGTTGCCCTCCGAGCGAATTGCGACGCGGGCGCACGACGGACGGCAATGCCGAGGCGATCACGTTGTTTTTGCGTTATCAACCGCCCTACGATTGGGCAGCGATCATCGATTTTTTGTCGGCACGCGCCATTCCAGGGGTGGAAACGATTGACGACGGCGCGTACGCTCGCACGATATCGCTCGATGGCGCGACGGGGACGATTCGCGTGGCGCACGAGCCGCAGCGTCAGGCGCTGCGATTGGCGATTCGCCCTCCACGTCTCGCGGCATTGCCGGCGATCCTTGCGCGTGTGCGTCGCATGTTCGACCTTGGGGCCGAGCCGCACGTGATTGGGAAGCATCTCGAGGCGGATCCGGTGCTGGCGCCGCTGGTCAGAGCGCGGCCGGGCATGCGCGTTCCCGGAGCGTGGGACGGATTCGAGGTTGCGGTGCGTGCGATATTGGGGCAGCAAATCACGGTGGGTGCGGCGACGCGGCTCGCGGGAAAGCTTTCAATGGCGTATGGCGAGCCGCTGGATGGTGCACGAGGGGCGTTGACGCATGTGTTTCCGTCGCCGGAGCGGCTTGCTGGGGGCGATATTGCGGCGCTTGGGATGCCGCGCAGCCGAGGTGCGGCCATTGAGGGGCTTGCTGCGGCGGCCATTGCAGAGCCGCGGCTTTTTCATGCACGGGCCGATCTGAGCGTGACGATTGCTCGGCTGCGTGGTTTGCCCGGTATTGGCGAATGGACTGCGCAATACATCGCGATGCGGGGTTTGCGTGAAACGGATGCATTTCCGGCAGCGGACGTGGGGCTTTTGCGCGCGCTTGCCGACGCGAACGGGCGGCGGCCTTCGCCGGAGGAGCTGCTTGCGAGGGCGGAGGCGTGGCGTCCATGGCGAGCTTATGCGGCGCTGCATTTGTGGACGGCTACGGGTACGAAGGTGGAGACGACGAGATGA
- a CDS encoding ATP-binding protein, with amino-acid sequence MTIQAFEFEDKVREWKLERVKFGPFNLLVGMSGVGKTLILDSLRRVSKAVIEGARRVPGCAWTMEIAIDGKRYVWSAATSRPSASVGAFYMLDDMLEEDGEIDASYEDICFVEESVTREDGSVLFNRCDDDLVLRDRPMPSLKKTESLISLLNEDEEIKPIFRAMRRFLVSNAHALTRTYFPYDTRRFERAESKFKTLDDLRDASNLSVMAKMLIMQNRFPDDFKKVVSQYQAIFEQIEEVKVGKLSEFDPAAEGPDIPAEWIAVALRERGVPRLLVHHRISSGMIRTLMHLFELALAPAGTVVLIDEFENSLGVNCLSQVTDHLLERSGDLQFLITSHHPYIINNVPIRDWLVVTRHGCTVKVLDASQLPALNTKSHQDKFTLLTNLREYERGVA; translated from the coding sequence ATGACGATTCAAGCGTTTGAATTTGAAGACAAGGTGCGTGAGTGGAAATTGGAGAGGGTCAAGTTCGGTCCATTCAATCTCCTCGTGGGTATGTCTGGTGTGGGCAAGACACTCATCCTGGATTCACTCCGTCGCGTAAGCAAAGCTGTTATCGAGGGAGCGCGTCGCGTACCAGGTTGCGCTTGGACCATGGAGATTGCCATCGACGGTAAGCGCTACGTGTGGTCTGCGGCAACCAGCCGACCGTCGGCGTCGGTCGGCGCGTTTTACATGCTCGATGACATGCTGGAGGAGGATGGAGAAATCGACGCGAGCTATGAAGATATTTGCTTCGTCGAAGAGTCGGTTACGCGCGAAGACGGCAGCGTACTTTTCAATCGATGTGACGACGATCTCGTGCTCCGCGATCGACCGATGCCATCCCTGAAGAAAACAGAAAGTCTCATTAGCCTGCTGAATGAAGACGAAGAAATAAAGCCGATTTTCCGTGCGATGCGCCGTTTCCTCGTCAGTAATGCGCATGCGCTCACCCGCACATACTTCCCGTATGACACGCGTCGCTTCGAGCGTGCCGAATCGAAATTCAAGACGCTCGACGATCTGCGTGACGCCAGCAATCTCTCGGTCATGGCCAAGATGCTCATCATGCAGAACCGCTTTCCTGATGACTTCAAGAAGGTCGTGAGCCAATATCAGGCCATATTCGAACAAATCGAAGAAGTCAAGGTAGGGAAGCTGAGCGAATTCGATCCTGCAGCCGAAGGACCCGACATACCGGCGGAGTGGATTGCCGTTGCGTTGCGCGAGCGGGGTGTTCCTCGATTGCTCGTTCATCATCGCATTTCGTCGGGTATGATTCGGACCCTCATGCACCTGTTCGAGCTCGCCCTTGCACCGGCCGGAACGGTCGTCTTGATAGACGAATTCGAGAACAGCCTAGGCGTCAACTGTCTATCACAGGTGACCGATCACCTCCTCGAACGATCAGGAGACTTGCAGTTTCTCATCACGAGCCACCATCCGTACATCATCAACAACGTCCCCATTCGTGATTGGCTCGTGGTAACGCGTCACGGTTGCACCGTGAAGGTGCTCGACGCGAGCCAACTTCCGGCCTTGAATACGAAGTCTCATCAAGACAAATTCACGCTGCTCACGAATCTGCGCGAATACGAGCGGGGCGTCGCGTGA
- a CDS encoding WD40 repeat domain-containing protein — translation MAKQATQDARQKLAVGVIAVGVSMLVGGGVWWVVQQRRTALSATEAAQQAKAAQQDALRASQMAGARELLGTGKPHLAALVLASVDSPDKARGWSQLAVDLLKQGWPKTTLYHDAAVTFSAWSPDGKRIVTVTGSANTAHVWNANGSAAAIDLKGHKGWVNSAAWSPDGKRIVTVSEDKTARVWNADGSGTPVVLSGHTGEVISAAWSPDGTRIVTASSDKTARVWNASGAGKPVVLDGHPDVVRSATWSSSGKYIITVAKNDMVVRVWKVDGSAPRLLEGHQGIIRAATWSPDGIRIVTASEDYLGCVWYADASANAVDLQGHAGVVTSAAFSADGKRVVTTSSDGTARVWNADGSGEAIVLKDGTLGVKSASWSPGGKRILTTNDSGQVRLWNADGSGKPMTLEGSHATWSHDGRRIATSKDKVAWIRNADGSGEPIALRGHEGPVDSVAWSPDGTQLLTHSEDKTARVWDSFRSAQVSNGHLRHISGAAFSPDGVRIATASFDNTVRVGNVDGSGKPVILKGHEGDVWAVAWSPDGKRIASVASDMTARVWNADGSGTPVVLKGRKGFDTVVVWSPDGKRIVTAPADNSACIWNADGSGKPVLLDGYRGEAKVSVQSWSPDGKLFVAPSAGDVASIWNADGSGKPVVLKGHGGAVQFAAWSADGKRIVTASADKTVRIWNADGSGAGVLMGHDGAVTSASWSADGKSILTGSDDHTARVWDAERPGTFVALKGHGDRVQWAVWSPDGKRVVTTSKDETARVWNADGSGEPIVLKGHVRGFGGVAWSSDGKRIVSTTPWARHESEDKSARVWLVDAAMLQQAIRSATADCLTPAQREMYLVETESDAKKGFDACRKALEAPAGK, via the coding sequence ATGGCAAAGCAGGCGACGCAGGATGCGCGGCAAAAGTTGGCGGTTGGAGTCATTGCCGTCGGCGTGTCGATGCTCGTCGGGGGCGGCGTATGGTGGGTCGTCCAGCAGCGAAGGACGGCGCTATCCGCCACGGAGGCGGCGCAACAAGCAAAAGCCGCGCAGCAGGATGCCTTGCGCGCTTCGCAGATGGCAGGTGCGCGCGAGCTGCTTGGAACGGGCAAGCCGCATCTGGCCGCGCTCGTGCTCGCCTCTGTCGACTCGCCGGACAAAGCGCGCGGATGGTCACAATTGGCCGTCGACCTCCTGAAACAAGGATGGCCGAAAACCACGTTGTACCACGACGCCGCAGTCACTTTCTCCGCGTGGAGCCCCGACGGAAAACGCATCGTCACCGTCACCGGGTCGGCCAATACGGCGCACGTGTGGAACGCCAACGGCTCGGCTGCTGCGATTGACTTGAAAGGCCACAAGGGCTGGGTGAATTCGGCCGCGTGGAGCCCCGATGGCAAGCGCATCGTCACCGTCTCCGAAGACAAGACCGCGCGCGTCTGGAACGCCGACGGCTCGGGCACGCCCGTGGTGCTTTCGGGTCACACCGGCGAGGTCATCTCGGCCGCATGGAGCCCCGACGGCACGCGCATCGTCACGGCGTCGAGCGACAAGACCGCTCGGGTGTGGAACGCGAGCGGCGCGGGCAAACCCGTGGTGCTCGATGGACATCCGGACGTGGTCCGATCCGCGACGTGGAGCTCGAGCGGAAAGTACATCATCACGGTCGCCAAGAACGACATGGTCGTCCGCGTATGGAAGGTGGATGGCTCGGCGCCGCGTTTGCTCGAAGGGCATCAAGGTATCATTCGCGCGGCGACGTGGAGCCCTGATGGAATTCGCATCGTCACGGCGTCTGAAGATTACCTTGGATGCGTCTGGTATGCTGATGCATCGGCGAATGCCGTGGACTTGCAGGGTCACGCCGGGGTCGTGACGTCGGCGGCTTTCAGCGCCGATGGCAAGCGCGTCGTCACCACGTCGTCCGATGGCACGGCGCGCGTGTGGAACGCGGATGGCTCGGGCGAGGCCATCGTTCTCAAAGATGGCACCTTGGGCGTGAAGTCTGCTTCGTGGAGCCCCGGCGGAAAGCGCATTCTCACGACGAACGATTCCGGCCAAGTGCGCTTGTGGAATGCGGACGGCTCGGGCAAGCCGATGACGCTCGAAGGGTCGCACGCGACATGGAGCCACGATGGCCGGCGCATTGCCACATCGAAGGACAAGGTCGCGTGGATTCGGAATGCGGATGGGTCAGGCGAGCCCATTGCGCTGAGGGGGCACGAGGGACCGGTCGATTCGGTTGCATGGAGCCCCGATGGAACGCAGTTGCTCACGCATTCCGAGGACAAGACGGCGCGCGTATGGGACTCCTTTCGATCGGCGCAGGTTTCGAATGGCCACTTGCGGCACATCAGTGGGGCGGCGTTCAGCCCTGATGGAGTTCGCATTGCCACGGCGTCGTTCGACAACACCGTCCGCGTAGGCAATGTGGATGGTTCGGGCAAACCGGTGATTCTGAAGGGGCATGAAGGCGACGTTTGGGCTGTCGCCTGGAGTCCCGATGGCAAGCGCATTGCGTCGGTGGCATCGGACATGACCGCGCGCGTGTGGAATGCCGATGGCTCGGGCACGCCGGTGGTGCTCAAGGGGCGCAAGGGTTTCGATACTGTGGTCGTGTGGAGCCCGGATGGAAAGCGTATCGTCACGGCGCCCGCTGACAACAGCGCGTGCATTTGGAACGCCGACGGTTCGGGCAAACCGGTCCTATTGGATGGGTATCGAGGTGAAGCGAAGGTATCTGTGCAATCGTGGAGCCCCGATGGAAAGCTTTTCGTTGCGCCGTCCGCGGGTGACGTTGCGAGCATTTGGAATGCCGACGGATCGGGCAAGCCGGTCGTGCTGAAGGGTCACGGCGGGGCGGTCCAGTTTGCTGCATGGAGCGCGGATGGCAAGCGTATCGTCACGGCATCGGCGGACAAGACGGTGCGCATATGGAATGCGGATGGCTCGGGCGCCGGGGTGCTCATGGGTCACGACGGGGCGGTGACGTCTGCATCGTGGAGCGCGGATGGAAAGAGCATTCTCACGGGGTCGGACGATCACACGGCACGCGTATGGGATGCCGAGCGTCCGGGTACGTTCGTCGCATTGAAGGGACATGGGGATCGCGTTCAATGGGCGGTGTGGAGTCCCGATGGGAAGCGCGTGGTGACGACGTCGAAGGACGAGACGGCGCGCGTGTGGAACGCGGATGGATCGGGTGAGCCGATTGTTTTGAAGGGGCACGTGCGTGGATTTGGCGGCGTTGCGTGGAGCTCGGACGGCAAGCGCATCGTTTCGACGACGCCGTGGGCTCGTCATGAATCGGAGGACAAGAGCGCACGCGTGTGGCTCGTGGATGCCGCGATGCTTCAACAGGCGATTCGTTCTGCGACGGCCGATTGCCTCACGCCTGCGCAGCGCGAGATGTATTTGGTCGAGACCGAATCCGATGCGAAGAAGGGTTTTGATGCGTGCAGGAAGGCGCTCGAGGCTCCGGCGGGGAAGTAG
- a CDS encoding histone deacetylase, with protein sequence MIANHSNDNPVIAYFSATSLNHHAEMGRKGASVTSKQRMEAARAALDRSVGRRVQLETESPYARAADRFICDTHDPELWKQICKVDQALRTNGGRSVRLYPKDPDTEISAGTAGALRASVAGLLSCIDAVVDGRARSAFSLGLPGHHATRDRAMGFCFINPIAVGAQYAIRRKQLPRVLVIDIDVHHGNGTQDIFYARDDVLFVSMHRYPSVRFYPLSGWASETGEGKGRDHTVNVPLKPPAGNTEYVAALQRIRPQLVAFRPNLVLVSAGFDAHIDDPLGGKRGTGMSLTTEGYGQLVAEILDIARECGRVGVVLGLEGGYHLGALTDCVEISLEKMLGARAAPR encoded by the coding sequence ATGATCGCCAATCATTCGAATGACAATCCGGTCATCGCCTACTTTTCCGCAACGTCGCTGAACCATCACGCTGAAATGGGGCGCAAGGGCGCATCGGTCACGAGTAAACAGCGAATGGAGGCCGCCCGGGCGGCGCTCGATCGATCCGTGGGGCGTCGCGTGCAGCTCGAAACGGAAAGCCCCTATGCGCGGGCAGCCGATCGATTCATCTGCGACACGCACGACCCTGAGCTATGGAAGCAGATCTGCAAAGTGGATCAGGCGTTACGAACGAATGGCGGTCGCAGCGTTCGACTTTATCCAAAAGATCCGGATACGGAAATCTCCGCAGGGACCGCCGGTGCCCTACGTGCGTCGGTTGCGGGGTTATTGTCGTGCATCGACGCGGTGGTCGACGGTCGCGCGCGGAGTGCCTTCTCATTGGGTCTACCGGGGCACCACGCGACGCGGGATCGAGCGATGGGGTTTTGCTTCATCAACCCGATTGCGGTGGGAGCGCAATATGCGATTCGTCGCAAGCAGCTCCCGAGGGTGCTCGTCATCGACATCGACGTGCACCACGGCAATGGGACGCAGGATATTTTTTATGCGCGCGATGATGTGCTTTTCGTTTCGATGCACCGGTATCCGTCGGTGCGTTTTTATCCGCTATCGGGTTGGGCATCGGAAACGGGCGAAGGAAAAGGCCGCGACCATACCGTGAACGTGCCGCTGAAGCCGCCTGCCGGCAATACCGAATATGTCGCAGCGCTGCAAAGAATTCGTCCACAGCTCGTTGCATTCCGGCCGAATCTCGTCCTGGTCTCTGCGGGATTCGATGCGCACATCGACGACCCGCTCGGTGGAAAACGCGGAACGGGAATGAGTCTCACGACCGAAGGTTATGGGCAGCTCGTTGCAGAGATACTCGACATTGCAAGGGAATGCGGGCGCGTGGGGGTCGTGCTGGGGCTCGAGGGAGGCTACCATCTTGGCGCTTTGACCGATTGCGTGGAGATATCGCTCGAGAAAATGCTCGGTGCTCGCGCGGCCCCACGATGA
- a CDS encoding GlsB/YeaQ/YmgE family stress response membrane protein: MPAGLIIALVLLAAIIVGIWLTFNFMAVLVTLAIAAIVGWVADLIVPGKLPYGWLGAMVAGLLGSWLGGLLFGPLGPEVADIHIVPAFIGAIILAFVVQFAIKRGAARRT; the protein is encoded by the coding sequence ATGCCCGCCGGACTCATCATTGCGCTGGTTCTGCTCGCCGCCATCATCGTGGGCATCTGGCTCACTTTCAACTTCATGGCCGTTTTGGTGACACTCGCCATTGCAGCGATCGTTGGCTGGGTTGCCGACTTGATCGTTCCTGGAAAGCTGCCTTACGGGTGGCTCGGTGCAATGGTTGCGGGTTTGCTCGGAAGCTGGCTCGGCGGCTTGCTCTTCGGGCCGCTCGGGCCTGAGGTTGCAGACATTCACATCGTTCCCGCCTTCATCGGTGCCATCATTCTGGCGTTCGTCGTCCAATTCGCGATCAAGCGGGGTGCGGCGAGACGAACCTGA
- a CDS encoding adenylate/guanylate cyclase domain-containing protein: MERLDTKRLLELHPWPAEWAHAERIERLWVYDLPGAPEDFWPFISDTSRMNRALGTAEMTFSEREGKRFGRSRPGGVEHAWIELPWNWVANQWITCHRIYERGFFRAVWAIHKLEPIPSGTRLYLYYGAVPRNMLSAVAIRIGFPTVERAYSRVLPQLAAELDQYRPAVLTIPPTPLAESAIQRLKTQRAALIEKGLPSACVNALIDWIQNGDDQDLYRIQIRERARVWKLPERDLIRVALHATRAGLLTLSWDTVCPHCRGVRDENAALAELSSNSHCEVCQIDFGTDTEESVEVTFHVHPSIRDVPEQLYCSAEPAKKSHIRVQRLVPPGGREKVAPKLEPGRYRARESGGNWFYLDIDDEGETLVRWSDEPTGTVIKAQRAATIELFNDGNDERMFTVEQATWSDHALRAGQLFGFHDFRDLFSEEYIGADVRLGIGEQTILFTDVVGSTAFYAKRGDPAAFVEIKRHFDEVFAIVATYRGAVVKTIGDAVMATFGDPLDAVRASEKIHDTFPPGRADTPIRLRISLNTGSCIAVKLNANADFFGGTVNIAAKLQALAETCQVAMSEVTYQSPGVAAYLAERGVELETVTLTTKGFAEPIAARRWTVHRVE; this comes from the coding sequence GTGGAGCGCCTTGACACGAAACGCCTCTTGGAACTGCATCCATGGCCTGCGGAGTGGGCGCATGCCGAGCGGATCGAGCGGCTGTGGGTGTACGACTTGCCGGGAGCTCCCGAGGACTTTTGGCCGTTCATCTCGGATACGTCGCGTATGAACCGCGCCCTTGGGACGGCCGAAATGACGTTTTCCGAGCGCGAGGGCAAACGGTTCGGGCGCAGCAGACCAGGCGGCGTCGAACACGCTTGGATCGAGCTGCCCTGGAACTGGGTCGCGAACCAATGGATCACTTGTCACCGCATCTACGAGCGCGGTTTTTTCCGCGCCGTATGGGCCATCCACAAACTCGAGCCCATCCCGAGCGGCACGCGACTTTACCTCTACTATGGCGCCGTGCCGCGCAACATGCTCAGCGCGGTCGCCATTCGGATCGGATTTCCCACCGTCGAACGGGCGTATTCACGCGTATTGCCCCAGCTCGCCGCCGAGCTCGACCAATATCGTCCCGCCGTCTTGACCATCCCCCCGACGCCGCTCGCGGAAAGCGCCATTCAAAGGCTCAAGACCCAGCGCGCGGCCCTCATTGAAAAGGGCCTGCCGTCCGCGTGCGTCAATGCCCTCATCGATTGGATCCAAAACGGCGACGATCAGGACCTTTACCGCATCCAAATCCGAGAACGAGCGCGCGTGTGGAAGCTCCCCGAGCGTGACCTCATTCGCGTCGCGCTCCATGCCACTCGCGCCGGGCTCCTCACGCTGTCGTGGGACACGGTGTGCCCCCATTGCCGCGGAGTGCGTGACGAGAACGCCGCGCTCGCCGAGCTTTCGAGCAATTCCCATTGCGAAGTTTGTCAAATCGACTTCGGGACCGACACCGAGGAATCCGTCGAAGTCACGTTTCACGTGCATCCATCGATCCGCGACGTCCCCGAGCAACTCTATTGCAGCGCCGAACCTGCCAAGAAAAGCCATATTCGCGTGCAGCGACTCGTGCCCCCCGGCGGTCGGGAAAAGGTCGCCCCGAAGCTCGAGCCTGGGCGTTATCGAGCGCGGGAGAGCGGTGGAAATTGGTTTTACTTGGACATTGACGACGAAGGCGAAACGCTCGTCCGGTGGAGCGACGAGCCTACGGGGACCGTCATCAAGGCGCAGCGGGCCGCGACGATCGAGCTTTTCAACGATGGCAACGACGAACGCATGTTCACCGTCGAACAGGCGACGTGGAGCGACCACGCCCTGCGCGCCGGGCAGCTCTTCGGCTTCCATGACTTTCGCGACCTTTTTTCGGAAGAATACATCGGCGCGGATGTTCGGCTCGGCATTGGCGAGCAGACCATCTTGTTTACGGACGTCGTTGGATCGACTGCATTTTATGCAAAACGCGGGGATCCCGCTGCGTTTGTCGAAATCAAACGCCACTTCGACGAAGTTTTCGCCATCGTCGCGACGTATCGCGGAGCTGTCGTCAAGACGATTGGCGATGCCGTCATGGCGACGTTCGGCGATCCGCTCGACGCGGTTCGTGCATCGGAGAAGATCCACGACACGTTTCCCCCGGGGCGCGCCGATACGCCGATTCGGCTGCGCATTTCGCTCAACACGGGTTCGTGCATTGCGGTGAAGCTCAACGCCAATGCCGACTTTTTTGGCGGTACCGTGAACATCGCCGCAAAATTGCAGGCGCTCGCGGAGACGTGCCAAGTCGCCATGAGTGAAGTGACGTATCAATCGCCAGGCGTAGCCGCGTACCTTGCCGAACGAGGCGTCGAGCTCGAAACGGTGACGCTCACGACGAAGGGATTTGCCGAGCCGATTGCGGCGAGGCGATGGACGGTGCATCGGGTGGAGTAG